The following coding sequences lie in one Psychrilyobacter atlanticus DSM 19335 genomic window:
- a CDS encoding transposase: MANERFSDEVKETIVRLYNNGNGKEIKDLAIEYDVPQSTVRYWVVGKKKKS, encoded by the coding sequence ATGGCAAATGAGCGATTTAGTGATGAGGTAAAAGAAACCATAGTTAGATTGTATAACAATGGTAACGGTAAGGAGATAAAAGACTTAGCAATTGAATATGATGTGCCACAATCAACAGTTAGATACTGGGTAGTAGGTAAGAAAAAAAAGAGCTGA
- a CDS encoding FadR/GntR family transcriptional regulator — MKIKKPVKISLPKQISNEIENAIKNGTLKIGDKIPSEPDLVKTFGVSRNTIREAIQSLIQAGVLESRQGNGTYVMSLGRFEANILNRLNNSNIREVNEVRFSLETEIVKFAAQRRTEDDLIKLRETLKNRHSVKESIKENSKADVEFHMAIAEACHNTIFIDLYRSISQFISNSIEQRGEFKELNEEFDKLHIELFEAIELKDSKKAEEIITKILTI; from the coding sequence ATGAAAATAAAAAAACCCGTTAAAATTTCACTGCCAAAACAAATTTCAAATGAAATAGAAAATGCCATTAAAAATGGGACATTAAAAATAGGAGATAAAATTCCATCTGAACCAGATTTGGTAAAAACCTTTGGTGTTAGTAGAAATACGATTCGTGAGGCAATTCAATCACTTATTCAAGCAGGTGTTTTAGAATCACGTCAAGGAAATGGGACCTATGTAATGTCATTGGGAAGGTTTGAAGCAAACATTTTAAATAGATTAAATAATTCAAATATACGTGAAGTAAATGAAGTTCGTTTTTCTCTAGAAACAGAGATTGTTAAGTTTGCAGCACAGAGAAGGACAGAAGATGATTTGATAAAATTAAGGGAAACTTTAAAAAATAGACACTCCGTTAAAGAATCAATAAAAGAAAATAGTAAAGCAGATGTAGAATTTCATATGGCTATTGCTGAAGCTTGTCATAATACAATATTTATTGATCTCTATAGGTCAATATCGCAATTTATTTCTAATTCTATAGAACAAAGGGGAGAATTTAAAGAACTCAATGAGGAATTTGATAAATTACATATAGAATTATTTGAAGCAATAGAATTAAAGGATTCAAAAAAAGCTGAAGAAATTATTACTAAAATTTTAACTATATAA
- the cfa gene encoding cyclopropane fatty acyl phospholipid synthase: MKSSKYKIFEKLLEIADIKLDGDRPWDIKIKDEETFDRVIAGGSLGFGEAYMDNLWECESIDEMINRVLRAQIDKKLSGKQKLQLGGQKLKQLINPQSILRVKKDVPFHYDLGNDIFESMLDKYMTYTCAYFKDTENLDEAQEKKLDLVCKKMGLKPGMRVLDIGCGWGSFMKYAAEHYGVICDGLTLSKEQKKLGEVKCKGLTVNFILQDYREFDPIGKYDRVVSIGMIEHVGPLNYKEFFECADNFLKNDGLFLLHTIGGIESHASNQGDPWIKKYIFPNGIIPSISQLGQAMEKKFNLEDLHNIGENYDKTLVEWNKNFEARWDNLKDKYGDKFYRMWRYYLLSCAGAFRSRDLNTWQLVLSKIGRETPEFSRVV; encoded by the coding sequence ATGAAAAGTTCAAAGTACAAAATATTCGAAAAATTATTAGAGATAGCAGATATTAAATTAGATGGAGACAGACCCTGGGATATTAAAATTAAAGATGAAGAAACTTTTGATAGAGTGATAGCAGGTGGTTCACTTGGGTTTGGAGAAGCATACATGGATAATTTATGGGAATGTGAATCTATTGATGAGATGATAAATCGTGTATTAAGAGCTCAAATTGATAAAAAATTGTCAGGAAAACAAAAACTTCAGTTAGGGGGACAAAAATTAAAACAATTAATCAATCCTCAGAGTATTTTAAGAGTTAAAAAAGATGTCCCTTTTCATTATGATTTAGGAAATGATATATTTGAATCTATGTTAGACAAGTATATGACATATACTTGTGCTTATTTTAAAGACACTGAAAATTTAGATGAAGCTCAAGAAAAAAAATTAGATTTGGTTTGTAAAAAAATGGGACTTAAACCAGGAATGAGAGTATTGGATATTGGTTGTGGTTGGGGGTCATTTATGAAATATGCAGCTGAGCACTATGGAGTAATATGTGATGGACTCACTTTATCTAAAGAGCAAAAAAAATTAGGAGAAGTAAAATGTAAAGGTTTAACCGTTAATTTTATTTTACAGGATTATAGAGAATTTGATCCAATTGGAAAATATGATAGAGTTGTTTCTATTGGTATGATCGAGCATGTAGGTCCATTAAATTATAAAGAATTTTTTGAATGTGCTGACAATTTCTTAAAAAACGATGGATTATTCCTATTGCATACAATAGGAGGTATTGAATCTCATGCATCTAATCAAGGAGATCCTTGGATTAAAAAATATATATTTCCAAATGGAATAATACCTTCAATTTCTCAATTAGGTCAAGCGATGGAGAAAAAATTTAATTTAGAAGATTTACATAATATAGGTGAAAATTACGATAAAACATTAGTTGAGTGGAATAAAAATTTCGAAGCCAGATGGGATAATTTAAAAGATAAATATGGTGACAAATTTTATAGAATGTGGAGATATTATTTATTAAGTTGTGCAGGAGCATTTAGATCTAGAGATTTAAATACTTGGCAATTAGTACTTTCTAAAATTGGGAGAGAAACACCAGAATTTTCTAGGGTAGTATAG
- a CDS encoding YczE/YyaS/YitT family protein: MEFKIHKIINFILGVIMLSIGIILIVKANLGMSVLTSLAYVFSQRFQSITFGQWTYLTQLIVVIVTVFIMKKLKMRYIFSFGVAVIFGEAIDLSNFLLRNMTLTTFPQEVAVYVLGSLICAKGIIFFAKSELPVLPFDNVVKELSISKQIKLGNVKLGFDCIMFILSLVFSFTFFRELRGIYWGTLVSALLMGPMIRLIMPVRDKYIKDVGLESVKFHAMLEMDLLKKLNQKKV; this comes from the coding sequence ATGGAATTTAAAATACATAAAATTATTAATTTTATATTAGGAGTAATCATGTTGAGTATAGGTATTATTCTTATCGTTAAAGCTAACTTAGGGATGTCGGTATTAACATCTCTAGCCTATGTTTTTAGTCAAAGATTTCAAAGTATAACTTTTGGTCAGTGGACTTACCTAACTCAATTGATAGTAGTTATAGTTACTGTTTTTATAATGAAAAAATTAAAGATGAGATATATATTCTCTTTTGGCGTAGCTGTTATATTTGGTGAAGCTATTGATTTATCAAATTTTTTATTAAGAAATATGACACTAACAACATTCCCTCAAGAAGTAGCGGTATATGTTTTAGGTTCTCTAATCTGTGCTAAAGGAATAATATTTTTTGCTAAAAGTGAGCTACCTGTTTTACCCTTTGATAATGTTGTTAAAGAACTTTCAATATCAAAACAAATCAAACTAGGAAATGTAAAACTGGGGTTTGACTGTATAATGTTCATTCTTTCTTTAGTATTTTCTTTTACATTTTTTAGAGAACTCAGAGGAATATACTGGGGTACTCTAGTCTCAGCTCTTTTGATGGGTCCTATGATTCGTTTGATCATGCCAGTAAGGGATAAGTATATTAAAGATGTAGGATTGGAAAGTGTTAAATTTCATGCGATGTTAGAGATGGATCTTTTAAAAAAATTAAACCAAAAAAAAGTGTAG
- a CDS encoding patatin-like phospholipase family protein, with protein sequence MKNFGLILEGGGTRGVYTAGVLDAFLEYNIEIPYVIGVSIGAYNGAAYIAKQKKRNYKVYTEYVNDDRFINFKRLIRGKYIMNAKFVFDFVNRDKYPFNYEKFFKSKKNFISVSTDCLTGQPVYFEKNKYHPSEVDDIIRSSCSLPFLTETVKYKDHIFLDGGISDSIPIRKAIADGNKKIIVILTHPKGFEERQGWYHKISSIWYRKYPNLTKTIKNRYKHYNESLQILELLEKVGRAYVIRPREMSSSIIEHDLKKLDKYYKTGWIQVKEEIKSIKEFLNN encoded by the coding sequence ATGAAAAATTTTGGATTAATTTTGGAAGGCGGTGGAACTAGAGGGGTTTATACTGCAGGAGTTTTAGATGCTTTTTTGGAATATAACATAGAAATTCCATATGTAATCGGGGTATCTATCGGTGCATATAATGGAGCAGCTTATATTGCTAAACAAAAAAAAAGAAATTATAAAGTTTATACAGAGTATGTAAATGATGACAGATTCATTAATTTTAAAAGGTTGATTAGAGGAAAATATATAATGAATGCTAAATTTGTTTTTGATTTTGTTAATAGAGATAAATATCCTTTTAACTATGAAAAATTTTTTAAAAGCAAAAAAAATTTTATAAGTGTGAGTACAGATTGTCTAACAGGTCAACCAGTCTATTTTGAAAAAAATAAATATCATCCAAGTGAAGTTGACGATATTATAAGATCCTCTTGTTCATTACCATTTCTTACAGAAACTGTGAAATATAAAGATCATATTTTTTTGGATGGTGGAATCTCTGATTCTATTCCAATTAGAAAAGCTATTGCAGACGGAAATAAAAAAATAATAGTTATTCTTACCCATCCAAAAGGGTTTGAAGAAAGGCAGGGATGGTATCACAAGATTTCTTCTATTTGGTATCGGAAATATCCTAATTTGACTAAAACTATAAAAAATAGGTACAAACACTATAATGAATCATTACAAATTTTAGAGCTGTTAGAAAAAGTAGGAAGAGCTTATGTTATAAGGCCTAGAGAAATGAGTTCTTCTATAATTGAGCATGATTTAAAAAAATTAGATAAGTATTATAAAACAGGATGGATTCAAGTAAAAGAAGAGATAAAAAGTATAAAAGAATTTTTAAATAATTAA
- a CDS encoding ATP-binding protein, producing the protein MRTIREILNKIKKLEGIELKEYLINIEENYQIELKKSKNSFPKEALESYSAFANTDGGLLILGIEETSTGLNISGVKSPDKVKKEMFDILNNSQKVSKNIITDQNIVEKIIDDKVVIIIDVPKAYYKDKPVYLNNNPKTTFKRNYEGDYRCTEQEMIIMIQDSSNESLDNSLLENFTIDDLDPEAIRSYRQRFSLLKSEHPFTGLSDQDFLIKLKVLRKNRRTNTLELTLGGLLVFGKSEAIKERLPHFHVEYIDKSDLSHERWSDRLVYDGTWEDNLYNFFYLAINRIYNNLEKNFKILEDNITREELSEVHIALREAFINSIIHANFELEQPIKVTKYPNYFQFENPGTLRISKEDFFEGEHSDPRNHIIQEIFRHLNLCERAGSGIPKILKAVKDYSYKHPDIEEDKDKFTFKFWNIEKIEDGKKQIESLDDLNKIEKDLLIYLLTNKTISNKDVQENFHLTKNQTTKLFNKLVEKKYIKKLGIGRGTFYKIAIDF; encoded by the coding sequence GTGAGAACAATAAGAGAGATTTTAAATAAAATTAAAAAATTAGAAGGTATAGAGTTGAAAGAATATTTGATAAATATAGAGGAGAATTATCAAATCGAACTGAAAAAATCTAAAAATAGCTTCCCAAAGGAAGCGTTAGAAAGTTATTCAGCCTTTGCCAATACAGATGGCGGACTCCTAATTTTAGGTATAGAGGAAACTTCTACAGGACTAAATATTTCAGGAGTAAAAAGCCCGGATAAGGTAAAAAAAGAAATGTTTGATATTTTGAATAATTCTCAAAAAGTTAGCAAAAATATTATCACAGATCAAAATATCGTTGAAAAAATCATAGACGATAAAGTTGTAATCATCATAGATGTCCCCAAAGCTTATTATAAAGATAAGCCAGTTTACTTAAACAACAATCCCAAGACTACTTTCAAAAGGAACTATGAGGGAGATTACAGGTGTACAGAACAAGAGATGATTATAATGATCCAGGATTCCAGTAATGAATCTTTGGATAACAGTTTACTGGAGAATTTTACCATTGATGATTTAGATCCAGAAGCAATAAGATCTTACAGACAAAGGTTTTCCCTCCTAAAATCGGAACATCCATTTACAGGGCTGAGTGACCAGGATTTTTTAATTAAACTAAAAGTTCTTAGGAAAAACAGAAGAACCAATACCTTGGAATTAACTTTAGGTGGCTTATTGGTTTTTGGAAAATCAGAGGCTATAAAAGAGAGGTTGCCGCATTTCCACGTAGAATACATAGACAAAAGTGATTTAAGTCATGAAAGGTGGAGCGACCGACTTGTATATGATGGTACTTGGGAAGATAATCTATATAATTTTTTCTATTTGGCAATAAATAGAATCTATAATAATTTGGAAAAAAACTTTAAAATTTTAGAAGATAACATTACCAGGGAAGAATTAAGTGAAGTTCATATAGCTCTAAGAGAAGCATTTATTAATTCAATAATTCACGCTAACTTTGAGTTAGAACAGCCAATTAAAGTAACTAAATATCCTAACTACTTTCAATTTGAAAATCCAGGGACCTTGAGAATTTCCAAGGAAGACTTTTTCGAAGGAGAACATTCTGACCCAAGAAATCATATTATTCAAGAAATTTTTAGACACTTAAATTTATGTGAAAGAGCCGGCAGCGGGATTCCTAAGATCTTAAAAGCTGTAAAAGATTATTCATATAAGCATCCAGACATTGAGGAAGATAAAGATAAATTTACTTTTAAATTCTGGAATATAGAAAAAATTGAGGATGGTAAAAAACAAATTGAATCTTTAGATGACCTAAATAAGATAGAAAAAGATCTTCTGATATATTTACTTACCAATAAAACTATCAGCAATAAAGATGTTCAAGAGAACTTTCACCTAACTAAAAATCAAACGACTAAACTTTTTAATAAACTAGTAGAAAAAAAATATATAAAAAAACTAGGAATAGGAAGAGGAACTTTTTATAAGATAGCAATAGACTTTTAA